The following coding sequences lie in one Coraliomargarita sinensis genomic window:
- a CDS encoding cob(I)yrinic acid a,c-diamide adenosyltransferase translates to MSISTKRGDDGSTSLLFGKRVPKNHPRVMTYGRVDELNSALGLCRAHAKNDSIREQILEIQKDLVVMMCELATDDADRGKLSEKYQGKLIDLSKVDTLTNLVDEFESSKGGFKGWSYPGNTVADAFFDQARTTCRRCERGLVTLRDSGAAVRPELIHYLNRLADLLWLWGREHS, encoded by the coding sequence ATGAGTATTTCCACCAAACGCGGTGATGACGGCAGCACCTCCTTGCTCTTCGGCAAGCGAGTGCCGAAAAACCATCCCCGCGTTATGACCTACGGGCGAGTCGATGAACTGAACTCGGCTTTGGGACTTTGCCGCGCCCATGCTAAAAATGATTCCATCCGGGAGCAAATCCTGGAGATTCAGAAAGATCTGGTCGTAATGATGTGCGAGCTAGCCACCGACGATGCGGATCGCGGAAAGTTGAGTGAGAAATATCAGGGAAAACTGATCGATCTCAGTAAAGTCGATACCCTGACCAATCTGGTAGATGAGTTTGAATCCAGCAAGGGTGGCTTCAAGGGCTGGAGCTATCCCGGCAACACCGTAGCCGATGCTTTTTTTGACCAGGCACGTACCACCTGTCGCCGCTGTGAACGTGGACTCGTTACCCTCCGCGATTCCGGAGCCGCGGTCCGCCCGGAACTCATCCACTACCTGAATCGTCTCGCCGACCTACTCTGGCTCTGGGGCCGGGAACACAGCTGA
- a CDS encoding sialate O-acetylesterase, translating into MITHISNKRLPHVSKALLVGLLASLSSVTASQAADLPQPDGQPADMSKKVKVFIVMGQSNTLEMGKVGPADKEGTLEHAVKNEGLYPFLVDDEGNWTTRQDVRQVHVMQKRGSMRVGRNDFLTVKSKKIGIDLGIGHQLGNAIDEPVMVLRSSIGNRSLGWDLLPPGSERFEYEDPKDGKTYVYPGYNDEVRHLRWEKGNIPEPPNHKWYAGKQYDDDVANAKKILEELNTYYPDAQGYEIAGFLWWQGDKDRYNAGHAYRYGKNLATLIKALRKEFDAPDAKFVCATLGQTDKDNAEGNEKMILEGMMAVGNAEGEYSEFKGDVSTVYTHPLSMGSSSNAHYSGNAKTYMNVGLAMGEAMVDLLK; encoded by the coding sequence ATGATTACACATATCTCGAATAAAAGATTACCCCATGTTTCAAAGGCCCTGTTAGTCGGCCTTTTGGCGTCACTCTCCTCTGTTACCGCGTCTCAAGCCGCTGATTTGCCGCAACCCGACGGTCAGCCCGCCGACATGTCGAAGAAGGTCAAGGTCTTCATCGTCATGGGGCAGTCCAACACCCTGGAAATGGGCAAGGTCGGTCCCGCGGATAAAGAAGGCACTCTGGAGCACGCCGTTAAAAACGAGGGCCTCTATCCTTTCCTCGTCGATGACGAGGGCAATTGGACCACCCGACAGGATGTCCGCCAGGTCCATGTCATGCAAAAACGCGGCAGCATGCGGGTTGGTCGCAACGATTTCCTCACCGTAAAAAGCAAAAAGATCGGCATTGACCTGGGCATCGGCCATCAACTCGGCAACGCAATCGACGAGCCGGTCATGGTACTGCGTAGCTCCATTGGCAACCGAAGCTTGGGCTGGGATCTCCTCCCTCCCGGTAGCGAACGCTTCGAATATGAAGACCCCAAGGATGGCAAAACCTACGTTTATCCCGGCTATAACGATGAGGTGCGCCATTTACGCTGGGAAAAAGGAAATATTCCGGAACCGCCTAATCACAAGTGGTATGCAGGCAAGCAGTACGACGACGATGTCGCCAACGCCAAAAAGATCCTAGAGGAATTGAACACTTACTATCCGGACGCACAAGGTTACGAGATTGCCGGTTTCCTTTGGTGGCAGGGCGACAAAGATCGCTACAACGCGGGACACGCTTACCGCTACGGCAAAAACCTCGCCACTTTGATTAAAGCACTGCGCAAAGAATTCGACGCACCGGATGCCAAGTTCGTTTGCGCCACCCTCGGCCAGACCGATAAGGACAATGCCGAAGGGAATGAAAAAATGATTCTCGAGGGGATGATGGCTGTCGGCAACGCCGAAGGTGAATATTCCGAGTTCAAAGGCGATGTAAGCACTGTGTATACGCATCCGCTCAGCATGGGAAGTTCCTCGAACGCCCACTACAGCGGCAACGCCAAGACCTACATGAATGTCGGACTCGCCATGGGTGAAGCCATGGTCGATCTGTTGAAGTAA
- a CDS encoding MBL fold metallo-hydrolase encodes MKQAFQKDDALLTDIKQAQRQGATKVWWLGQSGFLVVTAEGTILFDPYLSDSLTKKYADTDKPHQRVTEQVIAPAQITGIDLITSSHNHTDHLDAETLLPLFEANPDAKLLCPRANREFILNRLGNIADRMLETNAGEMTTFGGMEIHGISAAHNNVDRDEHGNCKFMGFVIKVAGKTIYHSGDTLIHEGLIDSLKPFAPDVAFLPINGNKPERRVAGNLNGEEAATLGRAVEAKLVIPHHYDMFAFNTADPAIFEEACRLNGQAFKTLRNGESTCL; translated from the coding sequence GTGAAGCAGGCTTTCCAAAAAGACGACGCCCTCCTCACCGACATTAAGCAAGCACAGCGTCAGGGAGCGACAAAGGTTTGGTGGCTCGGACAAAGCGGTTTCCTGGTGGTCACAGCTGAGGGAACGATCTTGTTCGACCCCTATCTATCGGATTCACTGACGAAAAAGTATGCCGATACCGACAAGCCGCACCAGCGTGTCACCGAGCAGGTAATCGCTCCGGCACAGATTACGGGAATTGATCTCATCACCAGTTCCCACAACCACACCGACCATCTGGATGCAGAGACACTACTGCCACTTTTTGAAGCCAACCCCGATGCGAAACTACTATGCCCACGCGCCAATCGGGAATTCATCCTCAATCGGCTCGGCAACATAGCTGATCGTATGCTAGAGACGAACGCAGGCGAAATGACCACATTCGGGGGCATGGAAATCCATGGCATTAGTGCCGCCCACAATAATGTCGATCGAGATGAGCACGGAAACTGTAAGTTCATGGGCTTTGTCATAAAAGTTGCCGGAAAAACCATCTATCACAGCGGTGATACCCTGATACACGAAGGCTTGATCGATTCTTTAAAGCCTTTCGCCCCTGATGTCGCTTTTCTACCAATTAACGGAAACAAGCCTGAACGACGTGTTGCGGGAAATCTCAACGGAGAGGAAGCCGCCACGTTGGGCCGCGCGGTTGAGGCAAAGTTGGTCATCCCCCACCACTACGACATGTTTGCATTCAACACCGCCGATCCGGCGATTTTTGAAGAAGCCTGCCGGCTGAATGGACAAGCATTCAAGACACTGCGCAACGGCGAGAGCACCTGCCTCTAA
- a CDS encoding methionine synthase, with amino-acid sequence MESNPLRNSVIGSYPFPGWLELASENLDNFGVNDISEVQRDAVIAAVHDQLSAGLDVITDGEQTRFDFNLSFYGYIKGIELESASPRLFGPPAHDQRGKHAITGELHAPEGLGAVEEYQRLAEVYQAMHPGKQVTLKASVPGPYTMSGRLLPNEQYKDRWAITEALLPIVRKELEALVAAGCTEISVDEPSMSCYAYKEDPARFVDIFNRTVESIEGKARVCTHLCFGNFKARAVGPRQISPMFPAFLDFKCDEMHVEMASREFAELELIAEIAKHTDVAVGIVDVKSYYVETPDDIAGRVRRCLEYAPAEKLVFAPDCGLSQTARWAAKRKLVNMVAGVEIVKKELKLT; translated from the coding sequence ATGGAATCCAACCCCCTTCGTAACTCAGTCATCGGCAGCTACCCCTTTCCCGGTTGGCTCGAACTCGCCTCTGAAAATCTGGACAACTTTGGTGTCAACGACATCTCCGAAGTGCAACGCGACGCCGTTATTGCCGCCGTCCATGACCAACTTTCGGCCGGACTGGATGTCATTACCGACGGTGAACAAACCCGCTTCGACTTCAACCTTTCCTTCTACGGCTACATCAAGGGAATCGAGCTGGAATCCGCTTCGCCCCGTCTCTTCGGCCCTCCCGCTCATGATCAGCGAGGCAAACACGCCATCACCGGCGAATTACATGCTCCTGAAGGGCTGGGCGCAGTGGAGGAATACCAGCGGCTGGCCGAAGTGTATCAAGCGATGCACCCCGGCAAGCAAGTCACTTTGAAAGCCAGTGTCCCCGGCCCCTACACCATGAGCGGCCGCCTTTTACCCAATGAGCAGTATAAGGACCGCTGGGCCATCACCGAGGCCTTGTTGCCGATCGTCCGAAAAGAGCTCGAAGCCCTGGTGGCCGCTGGCTGCACGGAAATCAGTGTCGATGAGCCCTCCATGAGCTGCTACGCCTACAAGGAGGATCCTGCCCGTTTCGTCGATATCTTTAACCGTACGGTCGAGTCTATTGAAGGGAAAGCCCGCGTCTGCACCCATCTCTGCTTTGGTAATTTTAAAGCCCGGGCGGTGGGCCCGCGCCAAATTTCACCCATGTTCCCCGCGTTTCTTGATTTCAAGTGCGACGAGATGCACGTCGAGATGGCCAGTCGTGAGTTTGCCGAACTGGAACTCATCGCTGAGATCGCAAAACACACGGATGTCGCGGTCGGCATCGTCGACGTGAAAAGTTATTATGTTGAAACCCCGGATGATATTGCAGGCCGCGTCAGACGCTGCCTCGAGTACGCCCCCGCTGAAAAATTGGTTTTTGCTCCCGACTGCGGATTGAGCCAGACCGCCCGCTGGGCCGCCAAACGCAAACTGGTCAACATGGTCGCCGGCGTGGAAATAGTTAAAAAAGAGCTCAAGCTTACCTGA
- a CDS encoding c-type cytochrome domain-containing protein codes for MDFISFLGRLHPVVLHLPIGALFTVIVAEIWLLRSTQRKDQLLLFVLYLFTLLTAVLAIATGLILHEEDAYGGSTLDLHEKLGIATGVVMILLAGCAYVAVRMQSKHSGLSRWVTIRRLGLFVSTGLITVTGHYGGELTHGRGFLFEYGPAFLRESTKVEPVEITAEITAFDAAIHPIIENYCVYCHDDETTKGKLRMDSPEAMLAGGSTGPLFVAGDTENSLMLERIHLPDDHEDHMPPIEKRQPSEEEIAALTWWIESGASFDMKLSDPQVPESVQAVVPGDEPVEEEPKISEELDLEAVQELRDQLLTIQRIQQGDNRLWVSFSAIATTAGDDFILQLRPLANFVTWLDLARTQITDASMSELALMKNLEQLNLNACDITDEGIKQLEGLDNLKDLNLAETPVSEASLPTLIQLDSLETVHLFGTGWTAEGAEVFRRIRPDVTVNIGE; via the coding sequence ATGGATTTCATCTCATTTTTAGGGCGTCTGCATCCCGTCGTCCTGCACCTGCCCATAGGGGCCTTGTTTACGGTGATCGTCGCTGAGATCTGGTTGTTGCGTTCGACGCAGCGCAAGGATCAGTTGCTGCTCTTCGTTCTCTATCTTTTCACATTGTTGACCGCAGTGTTGGCGATCGCGACCGGACTTATACTTCACGAGGAAGATGCATACGGCGGCTCGACTCTCGATCTGCATGAGAAACTGGGAATCGCCACCGGTGTGGTCATGATTCTTCTGGCTGGCTGTGCCTATGTGGCTGTTCGAATGCAGTCAAAGCATTCCGGCCTCAGTCGCTGGGTGACGATTCGCCGATTGGGCCTGTTTGTATCCACGGGCCTGATTACGGTTACCGGACACTATGGTGGCGAACTGACTCATGGTCGGGGCTTCCTCTTTGAATACGGGCCCGCCTTTTTACGTGAGTCGACCAAAGTGGAGCCGGTTGAAATTACCGCGGAGATCACCGCTTTTGACGCTGCGATTCACCCGATCATCGAGAATTATTGTGTCTATTGCCACGACGACGAGACGACCAAGGGTAAGCTGCGTATGGACAGCCCGGAGGCAATGCTGGCTGGCGGCAGCACGGGGCCATTGTTTGTCGCTGGTGATACGGAGAACAGCCTGATGCTTGAGCGCATACACCTTCCCGACGATCACGAGGACCATATGCCTCCGATTGAAAAGCGGCAACCGAGCGAAGAGGAAATCGCTGCGCTAACCTGGTGGATTGAGAGCGGTGCATCATTCGATATGAAACTAAGCGACCCTCAGGTTCCAGAGTCTGTTCAGGCCGTTGTGCCCGGCGATGAGCCAGTCGAAGAAGAGCCGAAAATCTCAGAAGAACTGGATTTGGAAGCCGTGCAGGAATTACGCGATCAACTGCTGACCATCCAGCGGATTCAGCAGGGAGATAATCGCCTCTGGGTCAGTTTTAGTGCCATAGCCACCACGGCCGGAGATGATTTTATATTACAGCTTCGGCCACTGGCGAATTTTGTCACTTGGCTGGATCTGGCCCGTACGCAGATCACGGATGCCTCCATGTCAGAACTTGCCCTTATGAAAAATCTTGAGCAACTGAATCTGAATGCCTGCGACATTACTGACGAAGGGATCAAACAATTGGAAGGCCTTGATAATCTCAAGGATCTAAACCTGGCCGAGACACCGGTCAGTGAAGCTTCACTTCCGACACTGATTCAACTGGACTCGCTTGAAACAGTCCACCTTTTCGGCACCGGATGGACAGCAGAGGGTGCGGAAGTTTTTCGAAGAATCCGACCCGACGTAACGGTCAACATCGGTGAGTGA
- a CDS encoding 3-keto-disaccharide hydrolase, with the protein MHLKTKHKLSSLIILIGISTILPCFAETSEWETVIDGDLSKVTTEGNWSVDGKNVSLEPRPGEKGWNRFGSYLWLKEDYTDFICEFEFKFTPNGNSGFYFRVSDVDNPVFTGLELQLTQCHKKEKPGWHDLGGIIMFKDRQAGDPLAKSANKLPGEWNRAVVKLEGSLLTVVINGVLVHDHTDLKAHEINGESLSTSGKIGFQDHGMPFWLRNIRIKRL; encoded by the coding sequence ATGCATCTGAAAACAAAACACAAACTCAGCTCCTTAATCATACTGATTGGCATTTCCACTATTTTGCCATGTTTCGCCGAAACGTCTGAATGGGAAACGGTCATCGACGGTGACCTTTCAAAAGTCACGACAGAGGGCAATTGGTCGGTAGACGGAAAAAATGTTTCTCTCGAACCGCGTCCGGGTGAAAAAGGATGGAATCGTTTCGGCTCCTATCTTTGGCTCAAGGAGGATTACACCGACTTTATCTGCGAGTTTGAATTTAAATTCACTCCAAACGGCAACTCGGGCTTTTACTTCCGGGTGTCCGACGTAGATAACCCCGTTTTCACGGGCTTGGAGCTCCAACTGACCCAGTGTCACAAAAAGGAAAAACCGGGTTGGCACGACCTTGGCGGCATCATCATGTTCAAGGATCGCCAGGCCGGAGATCCGTTGGCCAAATCCGCCAACAAGCTTCCGGGCGAATGGAACCGTGCTGTGGTCAAACTAGAGGGCTCACTGCTCACGGTTGTCATCAATGGCGTACTGGTTCACGATCACACGGACCTGAAGGCCCATGAAATTAACGGAGAATCTTTATCCACAAGCGGCAAAATTGGCTTTCAGGATCACGGCATGCCCTTCTGGCTGCGCAATATCCGAATCAAGCGACTGTAG
- a CDS encoding ATP-binding protein: protein MKTDVFVRGRDSVTIPIKDAAFSKQSDDILEKWRELLNILIEIGEIPAALVMRLLEGEIEVHASSTNPDNVYEEGAKEHLGCGLYCETVVANREDLSIVDALKDPLWADNPDVPLGMIAYYGVPLLWPDGSIFGTLCILDSKENKFSDKIKRLVNGFRTAIEADLDHYRKENDYIDLQRRIQKELEENVKRAESANLAKNDFLSVISHELRTPLNPIIGLSEILALDEKDLEKRKALETIHDSGAHLLSLISEILDFSKLERGEFRIEETTFELSAFLNSIVKIMKPKADFERLELKLTEAPGLPETIKTDALRLRQLLINLINNALKFTEEGSVTVGVQINENGLDFSVTDTGIGIEADKQMKIFEPFYQIESSLSRHHEGAGLGLTICRKICDLIGASISMKSTPDKGSTFLISLPNCIHDLSEEAQT from the coding sequence GTGAAGACAGATGTCTTCGTCCGGGGACGGGATTCTGTCACCATCCCAATCAAGGACGCCGCTTTCAGCAAACAGTCTGATGATATTCTGGAAAAGTGGCGTGAGTTGCTGAACATCCTGATCGAAATTGGCGAAATTCCCGCCGCACTGGTAATGCGCTTGCTCGAGGGAGAGATTGAAGTACATGCCTCCAGCACGAATCCTGATAATGTTTATGAAGAAGGTGCGAAGGAACACTTGGGCTGCGGGCTCTACTGTGAAACTGTCGTCGCCAACCGGGAGGACTTATCTATCGTCGATGCGCTGAAGGATCCCCTCTGGGCAGATAATCCTGATGTTCCCCTGGGTATGATCGCGTATTACGGAGTTCCGCTCCTCTGGCCGGACGGGAGTATTTTTGGCACGCTCTGTATTCTGGACTCCAAGGAAAATAAATTTTCGGATAAAATCAAACGCCTGGTCAATGGCTTCCGCACCGCAATAGAGGCGGACTTGGATCATTACAGAAAAGAGAACGACTATATCGATCTACAGCGGCGCATACAAAAAGAACTTGAGGAAAACGTCAAAAGGGCTGAATCCGCCAACCTGGCCAAAAATGATTTTCTTTCCGTCATTAGTCACGAACTACGGACTCCCTTGAACCCGATCATCGGACTGAGCGAAATTTTGGCGCTCGACGAGAAAGACCTGGAAAAACGTAAGGCGCTCGAAACCATCCACGATTCAGGCGCTCATTTACTTTCATTGATCAGTGAGATCCTGGACTTCTCCAAACTGGAACGCGGGGAATTCAGAATCGAGGAAACAACCTTCGAACTTAGCGCCTTTCTCAACAGTATCGTCAAGATCATGAAGCCCAAAGCGGACTTTGAGAGACTGGAATTAAAGCTAACAGAGGCCCCGGGATTGCCCGAGACAATCAAAACAGATGCTCTTCGTCTACGCCAGTTGCTGATCAATCTGATAAACAATGCACTGAAATTCACAGAGGAAGGATCTGTTACAGTTGGGGTTCAAATCAACGAGAACGGACTGGACTTCAGTGTCACCGACACCGGAATCGGCATTGAGGCTGACAAGCAAATGAAAATTTTTGAACCGTTCTACCAGATCGAAAGTTCGTTGTCACGGCACCATGAAGGAGCAGGTTTGGGCCTAACCATATGCCGCAAGATATGTGATCTCATCGGAGCCAGCATAAGCATGAAAAGCACGCCCGATAAAGGAAGCACGTTTCTGATTTCACTCCCTAACTGCATCCACGACTTGTCCGAAGAGGCCCAGACGTAG
- the scpA gene encoding methylmalonyl-CoA mutase: MKPNFSEITYEAPKPAASREEWAEQVQAETGKSVDELVNETMEQIDVEPLYTQQGYEKMEHLDYTAGIAPNLRGPYATMYAFRPWTVRQYAGFSTAEESNAFYRRNIAAGQQGLSVAFDLATHRGYDSDHPRVVGDVGKAGVAIDSVEDMHILFNDIDLSKVSVSMTMNGAVIPVLAFYILAGLEQGCKLDQLAGTIQNDILKEFMVRNTYIYPPTPSMRIIGDIFEYTSKNMPKFNSISISGYHMQEAGATADLEMGYTLADGLEYLRTGVNAGLDIDAFAPRLSFFWAIGKNFFMEIAKMRAARLLWAKIVKQFDPKNPKSLALRTHSQTSGWSLTEQDPFNNVTRTAIEAMASACGHTQSLHTNALDEAIALPTDFSARIARNTQLFIQEETGMCRFIDPWGGSYYVEALTHELMHKAWGHIQECEEYGGMTKAIEEGIPKLRIEEAAARRQARIDSGKETIVGLNKYRLEKEDPLEILDIDNSAVRESQIARLKKLRAERDNAAVKTSLEAIANAMRDGDGNVLELAVDAASKRATLGEISDAIESVVGRYKANIRSISGVYAKEFGSTPAMEEIKELIHKFEEEEGRRPRIMIAKMGQDGHDRGAKVVATGYADLGYDVDIGPLFQTPEETARQAVENDCHIVAMSSLAAGHKTLLPQLVDELKKLGREDIMVVCGGVIPAQDYDYLYEHGAKAIFGPGTVIPDAAKKMLQLLLEAQ, from the coding sequence ATGAAACCGAACTTCTCAGAAATCACTTACGAAGCCCCTAAGCCTGCCGCCAGCCGGGAGGAATGGGCCGAACAAGTCCAAGCCGAAACCGGCAAGAGCGTCGATGAATTGGTCAACGAGACCATGGAGCAAATCGACGTCGAGCCACTGTACACTCAACAGGGCTACGAAAAGATGGAGCACCTCGACTACACTGCTGGGATTGCTCCCAACCTGCGGGGGCCCTACGCCACGATGTATGCTTTCCGACCCTGGACGGTGCGGCAGTATGCCGGCTTCTCGACCGCCGAGGAATCCAACGCCTTCTACCGCCGGAATATCGCCGCCGGCCAGCAGGGCCTATCCGTTGCCTTCGACCTGGCAACGCACCGCGGATATGATTCCGACCACCCTCGTGTGGTTGGCGATGTGGGCAAGGCCGGGGTCGCCATCGATTCGGTTGAAGACATGCACATTCTCTTCAACGACATCGACCTCTCCAAGGTTTCTGTGTCCATGACCATGAACGGTGCGGTCATTCCCGTGCTCGCATTCTACATTCTGGCGGGACTGGAACAGGGCTGCAAACTGGATCAACTCGCCGGGACGATCCAAAACGACATCCTCAAGGAATTCATGGTGCGGAACACTTATATTTACCCGCCCACGCCCTCCATGAGGATTATCGGTGACATCTTCGAATACACGTCGAAAAACATGCCCAAGTTCAACTCGATCTCGATTTCGGGCTATCACATGCAAGAGGCCGGTGCGACCGCCGACCTGGAAATGGGCTACACCCTCGCTGACGGGCTGGAATACCTGCGCACCGGCGTGAATGCCGGCCTGGATATCGATGCCTTCGCCCCGCGCCTCTCCTTCTTCTGGGCAATCGGCAAGAACTTCTTCATGGAGATAGCGAAGATGCGGGCGGCCCGTCTGCTCTGGGCCAAGATTGTCAAACAGTTCGACCCGAAGAACCCGAAGTCGCTGGCCCTTCGCACGCACTCGCAAACCTCCGGCTGGTCCCTGACCGAACAGGACCCGTTCAACAATGTCACCCGGACCGCCATCGAAGCGATGGCCTCGGCCTGCGGACACACCCAATCACTGCATACCAACGCACTGGATGAAGCGATCGCCCTGCCGACCGATTTCTCTGCACGGATCGCCCGGAACACCCAACTCTTCATCCAGGAAGAAACCGGCATGTGCCGTTTCATCGACCCCTGGGGCGGCAGTTACTATGTGGAAGCACTCACCCACGAACTCATGCACAAAGCCTGGGGCCACATTCAGGAGTGTGAAGAATACGGCGGCATGACCAAGGCGATCGAGGAAGGCATTCCCAAGCTGAGAATCGAGGAAGCGGCGGCACGCCGGCAGGCCCGGATTGATTCCGGCAAGGAAACCATCGTCGGACTCAACAAGTATCGACTCGAAAAGGAAGACCCCCTGGAAATTCTCGACATCGATAATTCCGCTGTAAGGGAATCCCAAATCGCACGCCTGAAAAAGCTTCGGGCCGAGCGCGATAATGCCGCCGTGAAAACCAGCCTTGAAGCAATTGCCAACGCCATGAGAGATGGTGACGGCAACGTCCTCGAACTCGCCGTTGACGCCGCTTCCAAGCGCGCCACTTTAGGTGAGATATCTGACGCTATCGAAAGTGTGGTCGGTCGCTATAAGGCGAACATCCGTTCCATTTCCGGCGTCTACGCCAAGGAATTCGGAAGCACACCTGCCATGGAGGAAATCAAGGAACTCATCCACAAATTCGAGGAGGAAGAAGGACGGCGTCCGCGGATCATGATTGCCAAAATGGGTCAAGACGGCCATGACCGCGGCGCGAAGGTCGTCGCCACCGGCTACGCCGACCTAGGCTACGACGTCGACATCGGCCCCCTCTTCCAAACACCGGAGGAAACCGCAAGGCAAGCCGTGGAAAACGATTGCCACATCGTCGCCATGTCATCACTCGCCGCCGGGCACAAAACACTGCTCCCACAGCTTGTGGACGAACTCAAGAAGCTGGGTCGCGAAGATATTATGGTCGTCTGTGGCGGCGTTATCCCCGCGCAGGACTACGACTACCTCTACGAGCACGGGGCCAAGGCCATCTTCGGCCCCGGAACAGTCATCCCGGACGCAGCCAAAAAGATGCTTCAATTATTACTCGAGGCGCAATAG